A region from the Halosolutus gelatinilyticus genome encodes:
- a CDS encoding DUF1918 domain-containing protein — protein sequence MSFEEDDRVVLHDEHSEFDGETGTITQTMESMFGDVTYTISFEDGQEAGVPEDSLEAADENEDDE from the coding sequence ATGAGCTTCGAGGAAGACGACCGCGTCGTCCTGCACGACGAGCACAGCGAGTTCGACGGAGAGACCGGCACCATCACCCAGACGATGGAGTCGATGTTCGGCGACGTCACCTACACGATCAGCTTCGAGGACGGCCAGGAAGCCGGCGTACCCGAGGACTCCCTCGAAGCGGCCGACGAGAACGAAGACGACGAATAA
- a CDS encoding RNA-binding protein, with amino-acid sequence MPQIPLHYVDVRTFCYATEDEKRVEQALRTFLPEEFEIDRVESEGHYGDRILVLSARVEAADDVRHVLSRLADLEELDAVLAELDDRVTENTELFLRLDKQAAFEDEVRLGDGITFRAKVEAYPAKKERAVENAREVLERLRDDD; translated from the coding sequence ATGCCCCAGATTCCGCTTCACTACGTCGACGTACGGACGTTCTGCTACGCCACCGAGGACGAGAAACGCGTCGAGCAGGCGCTTCGCACGTTCCTCCCCGAGGAGTTCGAGATCGATCGGGTCGAGAGCGAAGGCCACTACGGCGATCGGATTCTCGTCCTCTCGGCGCGCGTCGAGGCGGCCGACGACGTCCGACACGTCCTCTCGCGACTCGCGGACCTCGAGGAGTTAGACGCCGTCCTCGCGGAGCTCGACGATCGGGTCACCGAGAACACCGAACTCTTCTTGCGACTGGACAAGCAGGCGGCCTTCGAGGACGAAGTTCGACTGGGTGACGGAATCACGTTCCGGGCGAAAGTCGAGGCCTACCCGGCGAAGAAAGAGCGGGCGGTCGAGAACGCCCGCGAGGTTCTCGAACGGTTGCGCGACGACGACTGA
- a CDS encoding histidine kinase N-terminal 7TM domain-containing protein yields MVWSTIHSAALQWNPHTPIVFASFVICTVLAIIAWRYRDQPAAVPFAALMGSCAFYAGTKVLEYSVTTLEWSLFWWRIQYFGWVLIPPAALLFALEYTGRDRWITRSLIVALAIMPTITLILAFTSWFPGLIIQDPTMVAVGDDVYLDHGVRPWYHIDAVYTYLVLWIALLLLFEAFVATTSGQRNQVGLLVVGIAPLVVLPPLYYYVGPSLFDLSAAYELEPYLFVFTGSVFAWSLFKYQVLDTIPVPFESLLETTPNGVLVVDDKHRVVEANRNARAFLDVTGPIVGQSLATLSEPAERIDAILAEERDPEIRVGGGVYRVSCSRLTDARGVEYGHHVVIQDVTKRIQYDQLLEQHNEQLETLNQMLRHDIRNDTMVALGWTEVLTDTLEGTPFDDETAPYLERIDQSVRHIVDLTLIATELSQPVETPGDSGRSISIETVLEEEVEKAAKSFPEAAFELHETPNVDVVADSALASAVSNVLRNAVVHNDKETPRIDVSVETVDDRIAVHIADNGPGIPESMRDRIFDRGVKGERSDGSGLGLHLVRTFVEWYDGSIEIDDNEPEGSIFTITLPIVDRSNRSANETEIAS; encoded by the coding sequence ATGGTCTGGTCGACGATTCACTCCGCTGCGCTTCAGTGGAATCCCCACACCCCGATCGTCTTCGCGTCGTTCGTGATCTGCACCGTTCTCGCGATCATCGCCTGGCGATACCGCGATCAGCCAGCTGCCGTCCCGTTCGCCGCGTTGATGGGGAGCTGTGCGTTCTACGCCGGCACGAAGGTTCTCGAGTACTCGGTGACGACGCTCGAGTGGAGCCTCTTCTGGTGGCGGATCCAGTATTTCGGCTGGGTGCTCATTCCGCCGGCGGCGCTGCTGTTCGCGCTCGAATACACCGGACGCGATCGGTGGATAACCCGCTCCCTGATCGTCGCGCTGGCGATCATGCCGACGATCACCCTCATACTCGCATTCACGTCCTGGTTCCCCGGGCTCATCATCCAGGATCCAACGATGGTCGCGGTCGGCGACGACGTCTACCTCGATCACGGCGTCAGACCGTGGTACCACATCGACGCCGTCTACACCTATCTGGTGCTGTGGATCGCGCTTCTGTTGTTGTTCGAAGCGTTCGTCGCGACGACGTCCGGGCAGCGCAACCAGGTCGGCCTCCTCGTCGTCGGCATCGCGCCGCTGGTCGTTCTCCCGCCGCTGTACTACTACGTCGGCCCGTCGCTGTTCGATCTGAGCGCGGCGTACGAACTCGAGCCGTACCTGTTCGTCTTCACCGGGTCCGTGTTCGCGTGGAGTCTGTTCAAGTACCAGGTACTGGATACCATCCCGGTCCCATTCGAATCGCTGCTCGAGACCACGCCCAACGGAGTTCTCGTCGTGGACGACAAGCACCGCGTGGTCGAGGCTAACCGAAACGCGCGCGCGTTCCTGGACGTGACCGGTCCGATCGTCGGCCAGTCGCTCGCGACGCTCTCGGAGCCGGCCGAACGGATCGACGCGATCCTCGCAGAGGAGCGAGACCCCGAAATCCGGGTCGGTGGCGGGGTGTACCGCGTTTCGTGCTCGCGACTCACCGACGCGCGCGGGGTCGAGTACGGCCACCACGTGGTCATCCAGGACGTCACCAAGCGCATCCAGTACGATCAGCTCCTCGAACAGCACAACGAACAGCTCGAGACGCTAAACCAAATGTTACGTCACGACATCCGCAACGACACGATGGTCGCGCTCGGCTGGACGGAGGTGTTGACCGACACGCTCGAGGGAACGCCGTTCGATGACGAGACGGCTCCCTATCTGGAGCGTATCGACCAATCCGTCAGGCACATCGTCGATCTCACGTTGATCGCGACGGAACTCTCGCAACCGGTCGAGACGCCGGGCGACAGCGGCCGTTCGATCTCGATCGAAACGGTCCTGGAAGAGGAGGTGGAAAAGGCGGCGAAGTCGTTCCCGGAGGCAGCGTTCGAACTCCACGAGACGCCGAATGTCGACGTCGTCGCGGACAGTGCGCTCGCGTCCGCCGTCAGCAACGTGCTTCGAAACGCCGTGGTCCACAACGACAAAGAGACGCCGCGAATCGACGTCTCGGTCGAAACGGTTGACGACCGAATCGCCGTTCACATCGCGGACAACGGTCCCGGAATTCCGGAATCGATGCGAGACCGAATCTTCGACCGCGGCGTCAAGGGCGAACGCAGCGACGGCAGCGGACTGGGCCTTCACCTGGTCCGGACGTTCGTCGAGTGGTACGACGGATCGATCGAGATCGACGACAACGAGCCCGAGGGGTCGATCTTCACGATCACCCTTCCGATCGTCGATCGATCGAACCGATCCGCGAACGAAACCGAAATCGCTTCGTAG
- a CDS encoding YcaO-like family protein produces MEVHVVGGDSVREAIVAALEDVDVTVRDADPTDLDGARFAIVSDVAGAATFDRANEAARSGSTPWIGVEIGGVGGHPIEELDAAVSGFAPATGCFDCLRTRVASTLDSPAEQPRADRSAARFAGALAGRECVRVFSGDERSIVGHTIEVPHARRRFLPVPGCDCAAGERDRSLDRDDDAFDLETAVERVELAIDDRVGLVTSVGEAESFPAPYYLATTVETAGFSDASAAKQAAGVDEDWNAAFMKAVGEGLERYCAGVYRDAEFVHASEDDLERVVSPTDLARPDDTSTYDPSAERRWVEGENLETGETVHLPAAAVQFPQPGDRLVPAITTGLGLGSSTVDALLSGLTEVLERDATMLSWYSTFEPLGLDVDDDRFAKLERRARSEGLAVTALLVTQDIDVPVVAVAVHRDPADGAGEDPDAWPSFAAGSAAALDATAAATSALAEALQNWTELRGLGPEDADDASGAIGEYGSSPEPARTFVDVDRTIPAASVGPDPAPTGRDALETLVSRTTECGLTPYAARLTTRDVEQLGFEAVRVVVPGAQPLFTGEPFFADRAGSVPADLGFEPRLDRPFHPYP; encoded by the coding sequence ATGGAAGTCCACGTCGTCGGCGGCGATTCGGTCCGCGAGGCGATCGTCGCCGCCCTCGAAGACGTCGACGTCACGGTTCGAGACGCCGATCCGACCGACCTCGACGGCGCTCGGTTCGCGATCGTCAGCGACGTCGCCGGCGCGGCGACCTTCGATCGCGCGAACGAGGCGGCTCGATCGGGATCGACGCCCTGGATCGGCGTCGAGATCGGCGGCGTCGGCGGCCACCCGATCGAGGAACTCGACGCCGCAGTCTCCGGCTTCGCGCCGGCTACAGGCTGTTTCGACTGCCTCCGAACGCGGGTCGCGTCGACGCTCGATTCGCCCGCCGAGCAGCCGCGAGCCGATCGGAGCGCGGCGCGGTTCGCCGGCGCCCTCGCGGGACGGGAGTGCGTCCGCGTCTTCAGCGGCGACGAGCGCTCGATCGTCGGCCACACGATCGAGGTTCCGCACGCCCGGCGGCGGTTTCTGCCCGTCCCGGGTTGTGACTGCGCGGCCGGCGAGCGGGACCGATCGCTCGATCGGGACGACGACGCGTTCGATCTCGAAACCGCCGTCGAGCGCGTCGAGCTGGCGATCGACGATCGGGTCGGTCTGGTGACCAGCGTCGGCGAGGCCGAGTCGTTCCCGGCGCCGTACTACCTGGCGACGACGGTAGAGACGGCGGGATTCAGCGACGCGAGCGCGGCGAAGCAGGCCGCGGGCGTCGACGAGGACTGGAACGCCGCGTTCATGAAGGCCGTCGGCGAGGGGCTCGAACGGTACTGCGCCGGCGTCTACCGGGATGCGGAGTTCGTCCACGCGAGCGAGGACGATCTGGAGCGCGTCGTGTCGCCGACCGACCTCGCTCGCCCGGACGACACCTCGACGTACGATCCGAGCGCGGAGCGCCGGTGGGTCGAGGGCGAAAACCTCGAAACCGGCGAGACGGTTCACCTCCCGGCCGCCGCCGTGCAGTTCCCTCAGCCCGGCGATCGGCTGGTGCCGGCGATCACGACCGGGCTCGGTCTCGGCTCGTCGACCGTCGACGCCCTGCTGTCGGGGCTGACGGAGGTGCTCGAACGCGACGCGACGATGCTGTCGTGGTACTCGACGTTCGAGCCGCTCGGCCTCGACGTCGACGACGATCGCTTCGCCAAACTCGAGCGACGGGCTCGCAGCGAGGGGCTCGCGGTCACGGCGCTGCTGGTCACGCAGGATATCGACGTTCCCGTCGTCGCGGTCGCCGTCCACCGTGATCCCGCCGACGGAGCGGGGGAGGATCCGGATGCGTGGCCGTCGTTCGCCGCGGGCTCCGCGGCGGCGCTCGACGCGACCGCCGCCGCGACGTCGGCGCTCGCGGAGGCGCTTCAGAACTGGACGGAACTGCGCGGTCTGGGCCCCGAGGACGCGGACGACGCCTCCGGCGCGATCGGCGAGTACGGCTCCTCCCCCGAGCCCGCGCGGACGTTCGTCGACGTCGATCGGACGATTCCGGCGGCGAGCGTCGGTCCGGACCCCGCGCCGACGGGCCGAGACGCCCTCGAGACGCTCGTCTCACGGACGACCGAGTGCGGGCTGACGCCCTACGCGGCACGGCTCACCACGCGCGACGTCGAACAGTTGGGATTCGAAGCCGTACGGGTCGTCGTTCCGGGCGCACAGCCGCTGTTCACCGGTGAGCCGTTCTTCGCCGATCGAGCCGGATCGGTTCCGGCCGACCTGGGATTCGAGCCGCGGCTCGATCGGCCGTTCCACCCGTACCCCTGA
- a CDS encoding twin-arginine translocation signal domain-containing protein encodes MKRRTVLRSAGVAAMAGLAGCIEGIQSHFGGIQGVIPIEITNESDRAQNIRLEAYTTETDRHTYDESYSVRADERVRPPHLKKTEQRFRAVRFEGQESSSVDTTRISPETQLVLITVYADDIAIELVFDENEAENVTGDGNETAGGNETTDDADRETDGGG; translated from the coding sequence GTGAAGCGCCGTACGGTACTCCGGTCCGCCGGCGTCGCCGCGATGGCGGGGCTCGCAGGCTGTATCGAGGGGATCCAGAGCCACTTCGGTGGAATCCAGGGCGTGATCCCGATCGAAATCACGAACGAGAGCGATCGCGCACAGAACATCCGGCTCGAAGCCTACACGACCGAGACGGATCGCCATACCTACGACGAAAGCTACTCGGTCCGGGCGGACGAACGCGTCCGTCCGCCCCACTTGAAGAAGACCGAACAGCGGTTCCGCGCGGTCCGGTTCGAGGGCCAAGAGTCGAGTTCCGTCGATACCACCCGGATTTCGCCCGAGACGCAACTCGTGTTGATTACCGTCTACGCGGACGACATCGCGATCGAACTCGTGTTCGACGAGAACGAGGCGGAGAACGTGACGGGTGACGGGAACGAGACGGCCGGCGGGAACGAGACGACCGACGACGCGGACCGCGAGACGGACGGCGGCGGCTGA
- a CDS encoding GNAT family N-acetyltransferase: MDTRVLETESERRLAVPILRQLWTDADPASVLSWTGSDDYHLFGRFDGRTLIGVAGVLEAHHLHHVRHAWLYDLVVDGPRRGEGHGTALVDDVESWATDRGCEYVALASPALKDGVHEFYERNGYETWGYVIEKEL; this comes from the coding sequence ATGGACACTCGCGTACTCGAAACCGAATCCGAACGACGGCTGGCCGTTCCGATCCTTCGACAGCTCTGGACCGACGCAGACCCGGCGTCGGTCCTGTCCTGGACCGGCAGCGACGACTACCACCTGTTCGGCCGGTTCGACGGCAGGACTCTGATCGGCGTCGCCGGCGTGCTCGAGGCGCACCACCTCCACCACGTCCGGCACGCCTGGCTCTACGATCTGGTCGTCGACGGCCCCCGTCGGGGCGAGGGCCACGGCACGGCGCTCGTCGACGACGTCGAGTCGTGGGCGACCGACCGGGGGTGCGAGTACGTCGCGCTGGCCTCCCCCGCTTTGAAGGACGGAGTGCACGAGTTCTACGAGCGCAACGGCTACGAGACGTGGGGCTACGTGATCGAGAAGGAACTGTAA
- a CDS encoding cupin domain-containing protein, with the protein MEKIAIDDVDVEVNPMEVHSVRRPISAALGFTDFAMNYFELEPGESFSGGMHTHYDQEEVFYVQEGTVTFDTEDGEVTVEEDEVIRFAPGEFQTGYNDSDDRVVGFAFGAPGAQHDWNELESLVYCRHCEAELGHGLELTDEGAFRLTCTECENSVTLG; encoded by the coding sequence ATGGAGAAGATCGCGATCGACGACGTCGACGTCGAAGTAAATCCGATGGAAGTCCACTCGGTCAGGCGGCCGATCTCGGCGGCGCTCGGCTTCACGGACTTCGCGATGAACTACTTCGAACTCGAACCCGGCGAGTCGTTCTCCGGCGGGATGCACACCCACTACGATCAGGAGGAGGTGTTCTACGTGCAGGAGGGTACGGTGACCTTCGACACCGAAGACGGCGAAGTGACGGTCGAGGAGGACGAGGTCATCCGGTTCGCGCCGGGCGAATTCCAGACGGGCTACAACGACTCCGACGATCGGGTCGTCGGGTTCGCGTTCGGCGCCCCCGGCGCGCAACACGACTGGAACGAACTCGAATCGCTGGTCTACTGTCGTCACTGCGAGGCGGAACTGGGCCACGGCCTCGAACTCACGGACGAGGGGGCGTTCCGGCTGACCTGCACCGAGTGCGAGAACTCGGTTACGCTCGGCTAA
- a CDS encoding PaaI family thioesterase — translation MDIEGFFQEMPFADLLGVDVTAAEDGHAEGRLEMREELSWNADELMAHGGVTFTLADTVGGAALVSIVEQPVPTIDMRIDYLSAGTGDLYAEADVVRCGGDVGVVDVDVYATAAADPTGDGPDGPRIANARGVYKTG, via the coding sequence ATGGACATCGAAGGATTCTTCCAGGAGATGCCGTTCGCCGACCTGCTGGGCGTCGACGTAACCGCGGCCGAGGACGGCCACGCCGAAGGCCGACTGGAGATGCGCGAGGAACTGTCGTGGAACGCCGACGAACTGATGGCCCACGGCGGCGTCACCTTCACGCTCGCGGACACGGTCGGCGGCGCCGCGCTCGTCTCGATCGTCGAACAGCCGGTCCCGACGATCGACATGCGGATCGACTACCTGTCCGCGGGGACGGGTGACCTGTACGCCGAGGCGGACGTCGTTCGCTGCGGCGGCGACGTCGGCGTCGTCGACGTCGACGTCTACGCGACCGCCGCCGCCGACCCGACGGGCGACGGACCCGACGGGCCGCGGATCGCGAACGCCCGCGGCGTCTACAAGACCGGGTAA
- a CDS encoding sodium/proline symporter has protein sequence MTDLPLAPLQEGGIPVAEDPVIIAFGAAYLFVVVLIGAWGYMRTHSTSDFLITGKSVGTWVLAMTAFSVIQSGFGFVGGPELVYAFGTTPLWIFFTAPLGFLITWIVLAKRMRLLADIRNVLTLADAMYVRYESDWVRGLTGLAVVVGVIAYLATNLAALQFVMRAIFGIPVIWGLLGGALILLLYSMLGGMIAGVWTDFLQALTMIVGAAFVFAYAMSFGGGMETISRNLVTADPSLIGPFGAMGGASAAVLVAIAWWILFSVGAAGQPHLITKFYMSRNMTILKWGAPIAAISYAISSMIAFSAGLSMRAMVEAGEISETFDASEVGPVFVLEYTPSVVAGLILAALLAAIMSTSDSFLNIGAAAVSRDIPRAMGRPIEDDRTELRVTQAALAGLTVLATGVVYFSDALVGILGTIGWGFFAAAFVPIVVFGMNWKGATKEGAILAVLGGLFVNIVFSALPMALDVAGGDDWAEWIMGWYPYPEVFPVGTVALLVAIVLFVGGSLLTQEGAELPADLHTLMER, from the coding sequence ATGACTGACCTCCCGCTGGCCCCGCTCCAGGAGGGCGGGATCCCCGTCGCCGAAGACCCGGTGATCATCGCCTTCGGCGCGGCGTACCTGTTCGTCGTCGTTCTGATCGGCGCGTGGGGGTACATGCGGACCCACTCCACCAGCGATTTCCTGATCACCGGGAAGAGCGTGGGAACGTGGGTCCTCGCGATGACCGCCTTCTCGGTGATCCAGTCCGGCTTCGGCTTCGTCGGCGGCCCGGAACTGGTCTACGCGTTCGGAACGACCCCGCTGTGGATCTTCTTCACCGCGCCGCTTGGCTTCCTGATCACGTGGATCGTACTCGCAAAGCGGATGCGGTTGCTCGCCGACATCCGCAACGTGTTGACGCTCGCGGACGCGATGTACGTCCGGTACGAGAGCGACTGGGTCCGCGGGCTCACCGGCCTCGCCGTGGTCGTCGGGGTGATCGCGTACCTCGCGACGAATCTCGCCGCGCTCCAGTTCGTCATGCGCGCGATCTTCGGCATCCCCGTCATCTGGGGGCTGCTCGGCGGCGCGTTGATTCTGCTGCTGTACAGCATGCTCGGCGGCATGATCGCCGGCGTCTGGACGGACTTCCTGCAGGCGCTCACGATGATCGTCGGGGCCGCGTTCGTCTTCGCGTACGCGATGTCGTTCGGCGGCGGCATGGAGACGATCTCGCGGAACCTCGTGACCGCCGACCCCTCGCTCATCGGCCCGTTCGGCGCGATGGGCGGCGCGTCCGCCGCAGTACTCGTCGCGATCGCCTGGTGGATCCTGTTCTCGGTCGGCGCGGCGGGTCAGCCCCACCTCATCACGAAATTCTACATGAGCCGCAACATGACGATCCTCAAGTGGGGCGCGCCGATCGCGGCCATCTCGTACGCGATCTCGAGTATGATCGCCTTCTCCGCGGGACTGTCGATGCGGGCGATGGTCGAGGCCGGCGAGATCTCGGAGACGTTCGACGCCTCGGAGGTCGGCCCCGTCTTCGTCCTCGAGTACACGCCGAGCGTCGTCGCCGGCCTGATCCTCGCGGCGCTGCTGGCGGCGATCATGTCGACGAGCGACTCGTTTCTCAACATCGGCGCGGCGGCCGTCTCGCGGGACATCCCGCGCGCGATGGGCCGCCCGATCGAGGACGACCGGACGGAGCTGCGGGTCACCCAGGCCGCGCTGGCGGGGCTGACGGTGCTCGCGACCGGCGTCGTCTACTTCTCGGACGCGCTCGTCGGCATCCTCGGAACGATCGGCTGGGGCTTCTTCGCCGCCGCGTTCGTCCCGATCGTCGTCTTCGGCATGAACTGGAAGGGGGCGACGAAAGAGGGGGCGATCCTGGCCGTCCTCGGCGGCCTGTTCGTGAACATCGTCTTTAGCGCCCTGCCCATGGCCCTCGACGTCGCCGGAGGCGATGACTGGGCAGAGTGGATCATGGGGTGGTACCCGTACCCGGAGGTCTTCCCCGTCGGCACCGTCGCGCTGCTGGTGGCGATCGTCCTGTTCGTGGGCGGCTCGCTCCTGACCCAGGAGGGCGCGGAACTGCCGGCCGACCTGCACACGCTCATGGAGCGATAG
- a CDS encoding SDR family NAD(P)-dependent oxidoreductase — translation MAIEPDERTVIVTGSTRGLGKRIATRFAENGDNAVICSRSIEDCERVVDSIEANGGSAHAVEVDVSEKPSVETLIDETVDRFGRLDVLVNNAGINIRGPAEEISPEDWQQVVDVNLTGSFFCAQAAGARMIEQGDGGSIVNISSMMGSMGQQDRTPYNTTKGGVNNLTRCLAVEWAEHDIQVNALAPGYIMTEMVEQAQDETGFDKQDIRDRTPLDRFGTPDEVATCVEFLASRDNFVTGEVLTADGGWTAFGWGCKDN, via the coding sequence ATGGCGATCGAACCGGACGAGCGAACGGTGATCGTAACGGGCTCGACCAGAGGGTTAGGAAAACGGATCGCGACGCGGTTCGCGGAGAACGGCGATAACGCCGTGATCTGTTCGCGATCGATCGAGGACTGCGAGCGAGTCGTCGACTCGATCGAAGCGAACGGCGGCTCGGCTCACGCGGTCGAGGTGGACGTGAGCGAGAAACCGTCCGTCGAAACCTTGATCGACGAAACCGTCGATCGCTTCGGTCGCCTCGACGTGCTGGTGAACAACGCCGGGATCAACATTCGCGGTCCCGCGGAGGAGATCTCGCCCGAGGATTGGCAACAGGTCGTCGACGTGAACTTGACGGGCTCCTTCTTCTGCGCGCAGGCGGCCGGAGCCCGGATGATCGAACAGGGAGACGGCGGGAGCATCGTCAACATCTCGAGCATGATGGGAAGCATGGGTCAACAGGACAGGACGCCGTACAACACGACGAAGGGCGGCGTTAACAACCTCACCCGGTGTCTCGCCGTCGAGTGGGCGGAACACGACATCCAGGTGAACGCGCTCGCGCCGGGGTACATCATGACCGAGATGGTCGAACAGGCACAAGACGAGACCGGATTCGACAAGCAGGATATCAGAGATCGGACGCCGCTCGATCGGTTCGGAACGCCGGACGAAGTCGCGACCTGCGTCGAGTTCCTCGCGTCGAGAGACAACTTCGTCACGGGAGAGGTGCTCACCGCCGACGGCGGCTGGACGGCGTTCGGCTGGGGGTGTAAAGATAACTGA
- the cmk gene encoding (d)CMP kinase: MSTPDPSAAEIDTTLFITVSGPPGCGATTLCERLSAAMGCPYVSGGDIFREIAEERDMSLTQLTAEAESSDEIDRALDQRLQQIAEKWGMANKPFILESRLAGWLAGDRADLRIWLDAPEDVRSRRIADRVETEAEMRVREVSEAGRYQSYYEIDIDDREFYDLNVNTARWSKESVFQLVRTALDEYDPDVDEGAFSTPDIDL; this comes from the coding sequence ATGTCGACACCGGATCCATCGGCGGCAGAGATCGACACGACACTGTTCATCACCGTCTCCGGTCCGCCGGGGTGTGGCGCGACGACGCTCTGCGAACGACTCTCCGCGGCGATGGGATGTCCGTACGTCTCCGGCGGCGACATCTTCCGCGAGATCGCGGAAGAACGAGACATGAGCTTGACTCAGCTGACCGCGGAGGCCGAGTCGTCGGACGAGATCGACCGTGCGTTAGATCAGCGCCTCCAGCAGATCGCCGAGAAGTGGGGGATGGCGAACAAGCCGTTCATCCTCGAATCCCGCCTCGCGGGCTGGCTCGCCGGCGATCGAGCCGACCTCCGAATCTGGCTCGACGCACCCGAAGACGTTCGCTCGAGGCGAATCGCAGACCGCGTCGAGACCGAAGCCGAGATGCGCGTCCGCGAGGTTAGCGAGGCCGGCCGCTACCAATCGTACTACGAGATCGACATCGACGATCGGGAGTTCTACGATCTCAACGTCAACACCGCCCGCTGGAGCAAGGAAAGCGTGTTCCAGCTCGTCCGAACGGCGCTCGACGAGTACGACCCCGACGTCGACGAAGGCGCGTTCTCGACACCGGACATCGACCTGTAG
- a CDS encoding acyl-CoA synthetase codes for MSHYVTVSGETYEEARESFSWDAPEGFNAADDLVGKHDGDRVALYQFDDDGHREEYTFADLDARSDAVASALESRGVERGDRVAVVVPQKPANVLTHLACWKLGAISLPLSVLFGDDALRYRLTDSEARAAVVDAGQWETLREVAPDCPALESVLVVDGGLADATRTGDATAEPFDGAVDRNETAFDRADTDADTPAIIIYTSGSTGEPKGVLHAHGVWLGHCPAFQMYFERDVRSEDAVYWTPADWAWIGALGDVVFPAWHYGRPVVGHPTGSFDPGRAFEIAETFDVTHAFLPPTAIRMLMGVDEPTEEYNLSLEAICSGGEPLTREILEWADEELAGVVVNELYGQTEANLLVTNCRGWFPAKPGSMGKPVPGHDVAVLDSETGERVGPGEIGEIAVRRGDDPVLFREYWNAPEKTTRVTLEDGPGCGEQSDAMRSSSDVPSDGDTWHLTGDLAERDEDGYLWFASRDDDLINTSGYRVAPREVEETVLEHEAVEQVGVVGVPDETRGEIIRAVVQPVDGASGSDDLRSEIQDLVREKLAEYEYPRELEFRDELPTTTTGKIRRSALRS; via the coding sequence ATGTCGCACTACGTCACCGTCAGCGGCGAGACGTACGAAGAGGCTCGCGAGTCGTTCTCGTGGGACGCGCCGGAGGGGTTCAACGCGGCCGACGATCTGGTCGGCAAACACGACGGCGATCGGGTCGCGCTCTACCAGTTCGACGACGACGGTCACCGCGAGGAGTACACCTTTGCCGACCTCGACGCGCGGTCCGACGCGGTCGCGAGCGCCCTCGAGTCCCGCGGCGTCGAGCGCGGCGATCGGGTTGCCGTCGTCGTGCCGCAGAAGCCCGCGAACGTCCTCACGCACCTCGCTTGCTGGAAGCTCGGCGCGATCTCGCTGCCGCTGTCGGTGCTGTTCGGCGACGACGCGCTGCGCTACCGGCTCACCGACAGCGAGGCCCGCGCAGCCGTCGTCGACGCCGGTCAGTGGGAGACGCTGCGCGAGGTCGCGCCGGACTGTCCGGCTCTCGAGTCCGTCCTCGTGGTCGACGGCGGACTCGCGGACGCGACTCGAACCGGCGACGCGACGGCCGAACCGTTCGACGGGGCCGTCGACCGGAACGAGACGGCGTTCGACCGCGCCGACACCGACGCCGACACGCCCGCGATCATCATCTACACCAGCGGCAGCACCGGCGAACCGAAGGGCGTCCTCCACGCCCACGGCGTTTGGCTCGGCCACTGCCCCGCCTTCCAAATGTACTTCGAGCGTGACGTTCGCAGCGAGGACGCCGTCTACTGGACGCCGGCCGACTGGGCCTGGATCGGCGCGCTCGGCGACGTAGTCTTCCCGGCCTGGCACTACGGCCGGCCCGTCGTGGGCCACCCGACGGGCTCGTTCGATCCCGGGCGGGCGTTCGAGATCGCGGAGACGTTCGACGTGACACACGCCTTCCTCCCGCCGACCGCGATCCGGATGCTCATGGGCGTCGACGAACCGACAGAGGAATACAACCTCTCGCTCGAGGCGATCTGCTCCGGCGGGGAACCCTTGACGCGAGAGATCCTCGAGTGGGCCGACGAGGAACTCGCGGGCGTGGTCGTCAACGAACTCTACGGCCAGACGGAGGCGAACCTGCTCGTGACCAACTGTCGGGGGTGGTTCCCCGCGAAGCCGGGCAGCATGGGGAAACCGGTTCCGGGCCACGACGTCGCCGTGCTCGATTCGGAAACCGGCGAGCGGGTCGGACCCGGTGAGATCGGCGAGATCGCGGTCCGGCGCGGCGACGATCCGGTGCTCTTCCGGGAGTACTGGAACGCCCCCGAGAAGACCACACGGGTGACGCTCGAGGACGGGCCGGGCTGCGGTGAGCAGAGCGATGCGATGCGATCCTCATCAGACGTCCCGTCTGATGGCGATACGTGGCACCTCACGGGTGACTTGGCCGAGCGTGACGAGGACGGCTATCTCTGGTTCGCCTCGCGCGACGACGACCTCATCAACACGAGCGGCTACCGCGTCGCGCCGCGAGAGGTCGAAGAGACCGTTCTCGAGCACGAGGCCGTCGAACAGGTCGGCGTCGTCGGCGTGCCGGACGAGACGCGCGGCGAGATCATCAGGGCGGTCGTCCAGCCGGTCGACGGCGCCTCCGGGAGCGACGACCTGCGAAGCGAGATTCAGGATCTGGTTCGCGAGAAATTAGCCGAATACGAGTATCCGCGCGAACTCGAGTTCCGCGACGAGCTGCCGACCACGACGACCGGGAAGATCCGGCGGTCGGCGTTACGATCGTAG